From the Porites lutea chromosome 5, jaPorLute2.1, whole genome shotgun sequence genome, the window ATAACATGGCTAGAATATTCGCCTATTCAAATGCAATAGCATGAGTGTGCTTCATATTCCCATTGAGCatgctgatgacgtcaataaatTTAACTGAATATTAGTTTTGTTTACAACATTATACAGGTCTATGATTGTTAAAACCATTTCTTACAtgtaagaaaaaggaaacattttctACGTTTGCACACCCTGATATAAATAGAAGAGGGTATTGGGAGAAGATGAGATGATCATTCCACCCTGTAACGATTTTGAGGGTTTGCAGAACTttcaagaattctcccaactccTGGAGTGTTAATAAcgggctatgcaaacacagaagaAGTTTTATATTGCTTTTACATATCTTTTCCAAGAAAAACACTCGAAAACACTCGTTGTTTATGACACAGATTATAAGAGAAATTGAAGTGCTTTATGCTAGAatgaattggactccactcagtcctattaccattatttatttatggctGGACTTTCCCATAAGTTGTGAAAGCCAAGTGCAGACTATGAAACTGTGAATGGAgtgtgaaaagaaaatttaattgaTGGCCTTCAAAATGGTAATCCTTCCCGACAAATCCACaagtaaataaatgttttaagttATACTGCCCTATGATTATTGTTGATTATCTGTAAAATATCTGGTACAATCACTTTCTTTTACAAAGATGTTGACAATGTTCAGCTAAAACACACTGAACAATTTAGAATTGTGGTGTCCATGTCCTGTGCTTTCAAAAGGCTGGTATCCCTGTAATCTTGCAACCCTGAGAGGTTCAAACAATTGGCTTGGAAAGGTCTCTGAATTCCAGTCATACCATTCCCAACCTATTAAATTAGTAATATAATTTTCAGGAAATGTTGCTTCTTATAACCTTTTCTATTGATTATGTACTGATATGGTCAGGAGAAAATTTATGTTTGTTACTCTTGGGACTAAAGGGTCAAAGGACACATTGTAttctaataaattattatttgacTTCAAACTTGTAATCAAGGCTAAATAGATTGACTATAAATAATAACCTGTAAAAAATAATGACCTACTTCTGCTTCATAAATAGGTTTTTGAAGTCAAGACTAGATTCTTGTTGTATACTACaaaggagcccagtgctctgaacctgtaaaatccatggttcccagcatatgatttgtatcaAAAACTAAATTTTTTACTTGCCCGAGGGCAAAAGTTGGGCGCTAGGGGCCAGCGGGCTCTGCTAGAGGACAGCCCTGCAATCAAAAACCTTAGGCCACAGTTTTAATGATCTAACTGTTGTACATAAAAATCTCTTTAGGCGTAACCTATTTCTCTTCAGGCAGAACTTTACTTGTAGCCAAGCTCTGTAGTTTGTTAACGTGTTATGAATCTAAATCTTAACCTTAAATTACCTTCACACTTATCTGGTTCCAGGTTTTCTGGTTCTCTAGCATGGCTCATATCAATCTCGCCTTTCATAAATATTGTGATATAGTGGTAATCTTGCTCCACAACAATTGCATTAACGGCAGTTGCAAAGGAAACGTTCTTGATTTTCAGTCCAGTTTCTTCTAATGTTTCTCTTATGGCACATTCATGCCACTCTTCgctgttaaaaacaaaataaaacaaaagaataagcTCATTCCCAACAGATGAAAAGGAACAGTTTTAGTGATTTAATAATGTATTGATGCCCATCATTTGCTTTCTTTGTGTTCAGCAACCAAAGGTGTTTCTGATGTCCTTCTTTCATCCATGTGCATATGAAAGTACTTGATATATGTGCAAGCCAGGCACCTTACCTTATAACACCTTGTAACAAGGCTCACAGGATTTTCCTGGGGGTGGGGTAAAGTGGACCTAGGATGGGGCATTTGAACAGCTTTTGCAAAAAAGGCCATCTCTTCGCACTCTTCGCCTCCAGGGGTGTTTAGCCAGGAGAGATGTCTGCTCCTCAGCAAccaaaattccatactgatgacggtAAATCTGTCTGGAATCTGGTCACGAGCTGTGACTGGTTGACATAGTCGTTattttgttttagctattgtttacaaacgacgaacaaaagacaaaaggtgaCAAAGGTATGCAGTTAA encodes:
- the LOC140937461 gene encoding nucleotide triphosphate diphosphatase NUDT15-like — translated: MTDKAARGVGVGVGVFVTSPDHPDCIILGQRKGSHGSGLYALPGGHLEFSEEWHECAIRETLEETGLKIKNVSFATAVNAIVVEQDYHYITIFMKGEIDMSHAREPENLEPDKCEGWEWYDWNSETFPSQLFEPLRVARLQGYQPFESTGHGHHNSKLFSVF